In a genomic window of Methanosarcina horonobensis HB-1 = JCM 15518:
- a CDS encoding tyrosine-type recombinase/integrase, producing the protein MYENNLILDLGIDRDLPETSFLTDFLLDCQVRNFSPRTIQSYKSNLKYFLSQHSIDLTPEVLKDFLVHIRGKKHYSPSTVENYFAVLSSFFDWLEWEGVIEKNIVPQFRKRYLRYYKEQRHEERQLISLEQMRALIDSAEWIGWKAMFIFFAKTGIRRQELIDLDLKDLYIESRYAVLKPHAKRSNRVVFFDQECAQILEAWLSWRQEHKIKSKTLFVGVQGSRISRDAVYETTTEHAQRLGFHNSKSRLHEKFTPHCFRHWFTTWLRRSGCPRSIIQELRGDSRKEAIDIYDHITQIEIKESYLRYIPQLKTNI; encoded by the coding sequence ATGTACGAAAATAACCTCATTCTGGATTTAGGTATAGACCGGGATCTTCCCGAAACATCTTTTCTTACTGATTTTTTACTAGACTGTCAGGTCCGTAATTTCTCTCCCAGGACAATCCAGTCTTACAAAAGCAACCTGAAATACTTCTTATCCCAGCATTCCATAGACCTTACACCTGAGGTCCTCAAAGACTTCCTGGTCCACATCAGGGGTAAAAAACACTATTCTCCGTCTACCGTGGAAAACTATTTCGCGGTGCTCTCTTCTTTTTTTGATTGGCTTGAATGGGAAGGAGTAATCGAAAAAAACATAGTCCCACAATTCCGGAAACGGTACTTAAGATACTACAAAGAACAAAGGCACGAAGAGCGCCAGCTAATCAGCCTGGAGCAAATGCGGGCCCTGATAGATTCAGCTGAATGGATAGGCTGGAAAGCCATGTTTATCTTTTTTGCCAAGACCGGGATAAGAAGGCAGGAACTTATAGACCTCGACCTCAAGGACCTCTACATAGAAAGCAGGTATGCAGTCCTGAAACCTCACGCAAAACGAAGTAATAGAGTAGTCTTTTTTGATCAAGAATGTGCTCAGATCCTCGAGGCCTGGCTATCCTGGCGCCAGGAACACAAAATCAAATCGAAGACGCTCTTTGTAGGGGTGCAGGGTTCCAGGATCTCTAGGGACGCAGTCTATGAAACAACCACAGAACACGCTCAGCGTTTAGGCTTCCATAACTCCAAAAGCCGACTACACGAAAAATTCACCCCTCACTGTTTTAGGCACTGGTTTACTACTTGGCTAAGGCGCTCTGGCTGCCCTCGTTCAATTATACAAGAACTCCGGGGTGATTCCAGGAAGGAAGCCATAGACATTTATGACCACATAACCCAGATAGAAATAAAAGAGAGTTACTTAAGATACATTCCACAGCTGAAAACAAATATATGA
- a CDS encoding winged helix-turn-helix domain-containing protein has protein sequence MGIDENEKIKAYANELPAELRRAIDALNSDIGLAVFFVLFKYGEMSFSQIMSELDIPSNYSSKLTYHIKKLQKGSLVKNEYIKKENVDSYSFYDITEFGEGIINNLMNAIQVPQSSNYLIQTLDENSTTSPMTRIMLNLDSNDSKFNVDCAAASDSVIKVLLNQSEATMMAN, from the coding sequence ATGGGCATAGATGAAAATGAAAAAATAAAAGCGTATGCGAACGAATTGCCTGCTGAACTTAGGCGAGCAATCGATGCGTTGAATAGTGATATTGGTTTGGCCGTTTTTTTTGTACTATTCAAATATGGCGAAATGTCGTTTTCACAAATAATGAGCGAATTAGATATCCCATCAAATTACAGTAGCAAATTAACATACCACATCAAAAAACTGCAAAAAGGTTCATTGGTTAAAAATGAATATATTAAAAAGGAAAACGTAGATAGTTATTCCTTTTACGATATCACAGAGTTTGGAGAAGGAATTATCAATAATTTGATGAACGCAATTCAGGTACCACAGTCGAGTAATTATCTCATACAAACGTTAGATGAAAACTCCACCACCAGTCCAATGACAAGAATTATGTTAAATTTGGACAGCAATGATAGTAAATTTAATGTAGACTGTGCAGCTGCCTCTGATAGTGTCATTAAAGTTTTGTTAAACCAATCTGAAGCTACTATGATGGCAAATTAA